Proteins from a genomic interval of Symmachiella macrocystis:
- a CDS encoding permease → MTFLVTAARTILEASPTILGGVVVAAWLRTLATPERMKVIFRGEGYQGVLRTVLVAMTLPVCSIGVLPVLRELRRLGLPNSKLIIIALVAPLLNPISVLYGLAVLSAAQVVLIAVSSGILAITLGDVSSRFAISSRIAAADLPAGLTGATRLRNLLIAAGRIVTSWTALDLMIVIVVSGLVASLIPNGTFRDVCDPANRGGPFIASLLTLPQYVGPARGIIQFSAIDRINQSIPTGLVIYVFGVSVSAGMVLLLNRWYGLRRMMALAVAIFLVVYAAAYTSSVLIHTPNGSVDETDALDGLTRPTKLTFAQLGGAITESITFNDPLILLGTVSLLLLTPAGVFIRMAKVGYRDDDPEAVIRAGAGRMSKAVPASQLGAMAVCGMAVFFCFATYIFLPSPSECLKEMQAIEMDANLAIRGRKASLAIELINAWDSMAAKLPISSAVYLSFPTRSQRQATRDLRMALHNMGVFLRDGDMVSARKKFPDLSRLLTETEDSFKGTLP, encoded by the coding sequence GTGACGTTTCTCGTCACTGCTGCCCGAACGATTCTTGAAGCGTCGCCAACCATTCTCGGGGGTGTCGTAGTAGCGGCCTGGTTGCGGACGCTGGCGACACCGGAGCGCATGAAGGTCATTTTTCGTGGCGAGGGCTATCAGGGTGTGCTGCGGACGGTGTTGGTTGCCATGACCCTGCCTGTCTGCTCGATCGGAGTCCTGCCTGTCTTACGGGAATTGCGTCGGTTGGGGCTTCCGAACAGCAAGCTGATCATTATCGCACTCGTCGCTCCTCTGCTTAACCCGATCTCTGTGTTATATGGACTGGCTGTGCTGAGCGCGGCACAGGTTGTATTGATCGCTGTCTCATCCGGTATTCTGGCGATCACCCTGGGCGACGTCAGTTCTCGTTTCGCCATCAGCAGCCGAATCGCCGCCGCGGACTTGCCCGCAGGCCTGACTGGCGCGACTCGATTACGAAACCTATTGATTGCGGCGGGGCGGATCGTGACGAGTTGGACCGCACTGGACTTGATGATTGTCATCGTGGTTTCGGGATTGGTGGCCTCTCTGATTCCTAATGGAACCTTCCGTGATGTCTGCGATCCAGCTAACCGCGGGGGCCCTTTCATCGCTTCTCTGTTAACGCTTCCTCAATATGTGGGACCGGCGCGCGGGATCATACAGTTTTCGGCCATTGACAGGATCAACCAATCCATTCCAACGGGATTGGTCATCTATGTCTTTGGAGTGAGCGTCAGTGCCGGGATGGTTCTCTTGTTAAACCGGTGGTATGGCTTGCGACGCATGATGGCCTTGGCAGTGGCTATATTTCTGGTCGTGTATGCAGCTGCGTACACATCAAGTGTCCTTATTCACACACCAAATGGAAGCGTCGATGAGACAGACGCTCTGGATGGTCTGACGAGGCCTACGAAATTGACATTCGCACAACTCGGAGGGGCGATCACGGAATCCATTACGTTCAATGATCCATTGATTCTGTTAGGGACTGTATCGCTTTTGTTACTCACCCCGGCTGGAGTGTTCATTCGAATGGCAAAGGTCGGCTACCGTGATGACGACCCTGAGGCGGTAATCCGAGCGGGCGCCGGGCGAATGTCGAAAGCCGTTCCTGCGTCTCAACTCGGAGCCATGGCAGTTTGCGGCATGGCAGTTTTCTTCTGTTTTGCAACTTATATCTTCCTTCCCAGTCCGAGCGAATGCTTGAAAGAGATGCAGGCGATTGAGATGGATGCAAATCTTGCGATTCGTGGTAGGAAGGCCAGCTTGGCGATAGAGCTAATCAATGCCTGGGATTCCATGGCAGCGAAATTGCCGATCAGTTCAGCTGTATACTTGTCTTTTCCAACCCGGTCGCAAAGGCAGGCGACTCGCGATTTACGAATGGCACTGCACAACATGGGAGTCTTTCTAAGGGATGGCGATATGGTTTCGGCGCGAAAGAAGTTTCCCGATCTTTCGCGACTGCTTACCGAAACAGAAGACAGCTTTAAGGGGACATTGCCATGA
- the hflK gene encoding protease modulator HflK: MTNQLPGEPEPRLNQVPHRELDTESSEPSDVSMLQKVFWCVLFAAGASFFYALKIESSLFRAAALQLCLCGVAVWAAMDAAKIRRRLGASRDEDAVALNREAAAIHYLYVAAPLVAILVLAGLSMIGQLVEVSLPRSQQQVIGGAIIAVLAASLWTVFARALKLHVHPTTQQGSPRLPELLAVRAALSESRLAALLTGGTLMAATVYPPIEGWFAWGLSLWVIAVASEQLIYVFAGWFRPIKAHETFTSPVNSILLEIFLSSTNPVGKLFDIAEARFGLSLRSSWTIRFFRRSVFPIAAGCLLVVWLSTCFVVIEPQQAGLEERFGRPQPVRLQPGLHTKLPWPFGVIRRYPAGIVQTMQIGFEEKEAEAVVSEDSGRTLLWTQPHAQEFSLVLGSETELVAVNAIVYFKIAENTKGFLDYALYSANPEVALESLAYRVLMEQTRVATLADLLSRGRDQFAEEVREKLSEYSVTERLGLDVIDVALINLHPPVEVASSYLDVINAGLDSNRAITEAKGEAAKQILEAEQESNGRLAAAKIEAAKRVSLAGQESAEFIAVGEAFTATPDTYRLRIWFEAIEQVLFGRRLFIVDSELPDVILDERSRSINPVLIESTKPPTP, encoded by the coding sequence ATGACCAATCAGCTTCCGGGCGAACCGGAACCTCGGTTGAATCAGGTCCCGCATCGGGAATTGGATACCGAATCGAGCGAACCTTCAGACGTCTCCATGCTGCAAAAAGTATTTTGGTGCGTGTTGTTTGCGGCCGGAGCTTCTTTCTTCTACGCATTGAAGATCGAGTCAAGTCTGTTTCGTGCCGCTGCTCTCCAACTGTGCCTGTGTGGTGTGGCCGTTTGGGCAGCGATGGACGCCGCGAAAATTCGCCGCAGATTAGGCGCCTCCCGCGACGAAGATGCCGTGGCATTGAATCGCGAAGCCGCAGCGATACATTACCTGTACGTCGCCGCGCCTCTGGTGGCGATTCTCGTGTTGGCCGGACTCTCGATGATCGGACAACTCGTAGAAGTTTCCCTGCCTCGGTCGCAACAGCAGGTCATTGGTGGTGCGATCATTGCCGTGCTGGCAGCGAGCTTATGGACGGTTTTCGCGCGCGCCTTAAAACTGCATGTCCATCCGACAACACAGCAAGGCTCGCCGAGGCTGCCGGAACTTTTGGCGGTTCGAGCGGCACTTTCTGAGTCACGTCTCGCCGCGTTGCTGACCGGCGGAACCCTGATGGCGGCCACCGTCTATCCACCAATCGAAGGCTGGTTTGCGTGGGGATTGAGTCTATGGGTGATCGCCGTCGCAAGTGAGCAATTGATCTACGTGTTCGCCGGTTGGTTTCGACCGATCAAAGCGCATGAGACGTTTACCTCCCCGGTTAATTCAATTCTGCTCGAGATATTTCTTTCGAGTACCAACCCGGTGGGGAAACTGTTCGATATTGCCGAAGCGCGTTTCGGACTGAGCCTGCGTTCGTCTTGGACAATCCGGTTTTTTCGGCGGTCGGTGTTCCCGATTGCGGCGGGCTGCCTGTTGGTCGTTTGGCTTTCGACCTGTTTTGTCGTCATCGAACCCCAACAGGCCGGACTGGAAGAACGCTTCGGCAGACCACAGCCGGTACGACTGCAACCGGGCCTGCACACCAAGCTGCCGTGGCCGTTTGGAGTCATACGCAGATACCCGGCGGGCATTGTGCAGACGATGCAGATTGGATTCGAAGAAAAAGAAGCCGAGGCCGTCGTCTCGGAAGATTCGGGACGGACGCTACTGTGGACCCAACCTCATGCGCAAGAGTTTTCGCTCGTGCTGGGATCAGAAACTGAGTTGGTTGCAGTGAACGCGATTGTGTATTTCAAGATTGCCGAGAATACCAAGGGATTTCTTGATTATGCCCTCTACTCGGCAAACCCTGAAGTGGCATTGGAGTCGCTGGCGTATCGCGTCCTCATGGAACAAACGCGCGTTGCGACACTGGCAGATTTGCTGTCTCGTGGGAGGGATCAATTTGCCGAGGAGGTCCGTGAGAAACTGAGCGAATACTCGGTAACTGAGCGATTGGGCTTGGACGTGATCGATGTCGCTTTAATCAATCTCCATCCACCGGTCGAAGTCGCGAGCAGCTACCTGGACGTCATCAATGCGGGGCTGGACAGCAACCGCGCCATTACCGAGGCCAAGGGCGAAGCGGCCAAGCAGATCCTCGAAGCGGAACAGGAAAGCAATGGACGTCTCGCCGCTGCCAAAATCGAAGCGGCCAAACGGGTCTCGCTTGCCGGACAGGAGTCCGCAGAATTTATCGCAGTTGGCGAAGCGTTCACCGCAACACCTGACACGTATCGACTCCGAATCTGGTTTGAAGCAATTGAGCAAGTGCTGTTTGGGCGACGCTTGTTTATTGTGGACTCGGAACTTCCCGATGTCATTCTTGATGAGCGTTCCCGTTCGATCAACCCCGTATTGATCGAATCCACAAAACCACCGACTCCCTGA
- the hflC gene encoding protease modulator HflC — translation MNDKQHSDASSKPPSRMLAVLFNLGFALILVTILIGYACYLQVREGTAVVVTRFGEPVRSITEPGPYFKLPWPIEDTRKFDMRKRVFNTPYTATLTRDRRNVVLLTYVVWRIADPQLFLQSVGDETAASAKLDGMVTAAKNTLMGRYDLSALVSTAPEQIQTPEIESAIVGEVQGIAAEKFGIDIEQVGFKRIAYEQANVAAVLAQMRAERVAEAKQLRAVGDKESRRIRDDAAVKSEETLREGRLIAGQIRGEAERAAAEIYAKAHRTDPEFYRYWRSLEALKKTLSQDATVVLRTNQGFFDLLTDPPETPRPTGRKRPAAKKTTRKTGRVSDLDDSNSSRGPRRGAGDE, via the coding sequence GTGAACGACAAACAACATTCCGATGCGAGCAGCAAGCCTCCAAGTCGCATGTTAGCCGTCCTTTTCAATTTAGGATTTGCACTGATTTTGGTGACGATTCTAATCGGCTATGCCTGTTATTTGCAGGTGCGGGAAGGGACTGCTGTCGTGGTGACGCGTTTCGGCGAGCCTGTGCGGTCCATCACGGAGCCTGGCCCCTACTTCAAACTTCCCTGGCCGATCGAAGACACGCGGAAATTCGACATGCGAAAGCGAGTCTTCAACACGCCCTATACAGCCACGCTGACTCGTGACCGGCGCAATGTCGTGTTGCTGACGTATGTGGTCTGGCGTATCGCTGATCCTCAGTTGTTTCTGCAGTCGGTCGGCGATGAAACAGCGGCATCCGCCAAGCTGGACGGGATGGTTACAGCGGCCAAGAATACGCTCATGGGTCGCTATGATCTTTCGGCACTTGTCTCGACCGCCCCGGAGCAGATTCAAACTCCCGAGATTGAATCTGCGATTGTCGGGGAAGTGCAGGGTATTGCTGCGGAGAAATTCGGCATCGACATCGAACAGGTTGGATTCAAGCGGATTGCATACGAGCAAGCCAACGTCGCCGCTGTGTTGGCACAGATGCGAGCTGAGCGTGTCGCCGAGGCCAAGCAACTCCGCGCCGTGGGTGACAAAGAATCACGACGGATCCGCGACGACGCGGCAGTCAAGAGTGAAGAGACTCTGCGCGAAGGTCGGCTGATTGCCGGTCAAATACGCGGCGAAGCCGAACGCGCGGCCGCCGAAATTTATGCCAAAGCGCATCGCACCGATCCGGAGTTTTACCGCTACTGGCGCTCGCTTGAGGCGCTCAAGAAAACACTCAGCCAAGACGCGACCGTTGTGCTCCGCACGAACCAGGGCTTCTTTGACTTACTGACCGATCCTCCCGAGACGCCCAGACCAACCGGCCGGAAGCGACCGGCGGCCAAGAAAACCACACGCAAGACCGGTCGCGTTTCCGATTTAGACGACTCGAACAGCTCACGCGGCCCTCGACGTGGAGCCGGCGATGAGTGA
- the hflK gene encoding protease modulator HflK, with protein MSERPPRMTDDDASDDGFVPPHVPLRPRREDRFSMAEGVRAGSKMIGWLALGLFALFWCSGITTIGPGEVGLVLRCGRLTGSSPVDQVQQSGLLLALPYPIDEVIRVPVKQEREIVINALRSELNNPGAMTGQGLPGYALSGNQNIVEADITLKYRISDPIAYTFSNREPERILRDAVIGAAAELIAQWKVDDVLRLQRQTELGPEKLAHVVLVDAQALIDSMNLGVELTAVEFREIQPPAEVADAFQAVQSERIAIETKKRDAEGYAARIVPAAEAESNSLIQQATRRATDQRTRAEEEVELFNRVHGEYVRNPGLVWNRLHLETIEGLMRDGGQFQFVDSGTRLVLTSGSRGEKTPGTQTEPTQPTGGDSGALEVQP; from the coding sequence ATGAGTGAGCGACCTCCGAGAATGACTGACGATGATGCGAGCGATGATGGCTTCGTTCCGCCGCACGTGCCCCTACGACCGCGGCGTGAGGACCGTTTCTCGATGGCTGAGGGGGTTCGTGCCGGATCGAAAATGATCGGCTGGCTGGCACTTGGACTCTTCGCCCTGTTCTGGTGTTCGGGAATCACAACTATCGGGCCGGGCGAAGTGGGGCTGGTGCTGCGATGTGGCCGCCTGACCGGATCATCACCGGTTGATCAAGTACAGCAGTCGGGATTGTTACTCGCTTTGCCGTATCCGATAGACGAAGTGATTCGGGTGCCGGTCAAACAGGAGCGTGAAATTGTAATCAACGCACTCCGCAGCGAACTGAACAATCCAGGCGCGATGACAGGACAAGGTTTACCTGGGTACGCCCTTTCCGGAAACCAAAACATCGTCGAAGCCGACATCACACTGAAGTATCGAATTAGCGATCCGATTGCCTACACGTTTTCCAATCGTGAGCCAGAGCGAATTCTCCGCGATGCTGTCATCGGAGCCGCCGCCGAATTGATTGCTCAATGGAAGGTTGATGATGTCTTGCGGTTGCAGCGTCAGACAGAGCTTGGACCGGAAAAGCTGGCGCACGTCGTGCTTGTCGATGCGCAGGCGCTCATTGATTCCATGAACCTGGGAGTCGAACTGACGGCGGTTGAGTTTCGAGAGATTCAACCGCCCGCCGAGGTGGCCGACGCTTTTCAAGCAGTGCAAAGCGAACGGATTGCGATTGAAACGAAAAAACGCGATGCGGAAGGCTACGCGGCTCGCATCGTTCCGGCAGCAGAAGCCGAAAGCAATTCGCTGATCCAACAGGCCACACGCCGGGCGACGGACCAGCGGACTCGAGCAGAGGAAGAAGTCGAATTGTTTAATCGAGTGCACGGGGAATATGTTCGTAATCCGGGACTGGTTTGGAACCGGCTACACCTGGAGACGATCGAAGGCCTGATGAGGGATGGCGGGCAGTTCCAATTCGTCGATTCCGGAACCCGGCTCGTGCTCACTTCTGGCAGTCGCGGCGAAAAAACACCCGGAACACAGACCGAGCCAACCCAGCCCACCGGCGGTGACTCTGGCGCGTTGGAGGTTCAGCCATGA
- a CDS encoding heavy metal translocating P-type ATPase produces MSTVSTPVARRIQEDLDAGMTRGERIRLGLRIGTAMAAGVLLASATAVDSLFPIEQRPISECLKAAAAILVLLPILREAAQGLLTGSTDAYSAQLVAIASLAALAIGDFVTAAIIPIILSVAFFLEERSVLGAQAAIEGLKSLQARKARRVDGQGVEHEVDTEDLLPGDLIVIRPGETIPADGEVAEGYSAIDQSTITGESTPQDVGPGAKLFAGTVNHNGLLQVTVSSAGDNSTLGKILELLHEAEQSKTEVLRLIEDYAKYFVLGVLLIAGISLFLSRDVSRAIAVLVVGCPGPFILAGPAAMVAALAAATRKGILIKNAKFLETLTEVDAVIFDKTGTVTLGQLKVLSVATHDSTESELLEAAATCANVSQHPVSRAIITFAQAKDVPAMSNQIKAQEMPGRGVIVDTEQGQLLLGRRAWIGESGFDLPDEPEHAGPIVWVATRNESQTRCLGAILLADQAREDAKQVIEDLRQMGVMRTTLLTGDRLAVAEKIAADVGLDHVVAEVLPGHKREIVQAERQAGYQVMVVGDGVNDAPALAGSDIGVAMGASGAEIALRSADVVLMTERLDRLTYAIDLARRTRRTIHRNVIVGVGLTVVMLALASTGVISPIAGAVLQNIGELFVIGNSAALLRDRQLQASNEARRMP; encoded by the coding sequence ATGAGCACCGTTTCCACTCCGGTTGCCCGACGAATTCAAGAGGATCTTGATGCAGGGATGACACGTGGCGAACGAATTCGCCTCGGTCTTCGCATCGGAACCGCAATGGCAGCTGGCGTCTTACTCGCGTCGGCAACTGCCGTCGATTCTCTGTTTCCCATTGAACAAAGGCCAATTTCTGAATGCTTAAAAGCCGCCGCCGCGATACTCGTGCTGCTGCCAATTCTTAGGGAGGCAGCCCAGGGTTTGCTCACCGGCTCGACAGACGCCTACAGCGCTCAGCTGGTCGCGATCGCTTCGCTTGCCGCACTCGCAATTGGCGACTTTGTGACCGCCGCAATCATTCCGATCATCCTCAGCGTGGCTTTCTTTTTAGAAGAACGGAGCGTGCTTGGTGCCCAGGCAGCCATCGAAGGTTTGAAATCATTGCAGGCCAGAAAAGCCCGTCGTGTTGATGGCCAGGGAGTCGAGCACGAAGTCGACACAGAAGATTTGTTGCCCGGCGATCTCATCGTCATTCGTCCTGGGGAAACAATTCCTGCCGACGGAGAGGTCGCCGAGGGCTATTCGGCCATTGACCAATCGACCATAACCGGTGAATCCACTCCGCAAGACGTGGGGCCTGGAGCGAAACTGTTCGCCGGAACCGTGAATCATAACGGTCTCTTACAAGTAACAGTCAGCAGTGCGGGGGATAACTCGACCCTGGGAAAAATTCTTGAACTTCTCCATGAAGCGGAACAATCCAAGACCGAGGTTCTCCGCTTAATTGAGGATTATGCCAAATATTTTGTGCTCGGCGTTTTGCTGATTGCGGGAATTAGTCTTTTCCTCAGCCGGGATGTCTCTCGTGCAATCGCCGTCCTTGTGGTCGGCTGCCCCGGTCCTTTTATCCTCGCAGGCCCAGCCGCCATGGTCGCCGCCCTGGCAGCAGCGACGCGGAAAGGAATTTTGATCAAGAACGCAAAGTTCCTTGAGACTCTGACGGAAGTCGATGCGGTGATCTTCGACAAGACCGGGACGGTCACGCTCGGTCAGTTGAAAGTGCTTTCGGTCGCTACCCACGACTCGACTGAATCGGAATTGCTCGAGGCTGCCGCGACGTGTGCAAACGTATCACAGCACCCCGTTTCGAGAGCAATAATCACTTTTGCTCAAGCCAAAGATGTGCCCGCGATGTCCAACCAGATCAAGGCTCAAGAGATGCCCGGTCGAGGGGTCATTGTTGATACCGAGCAGGGACAACTCCTGCTGGGACGTCGTGCGTGGATTGGTGAATCGGGATTCGATTTGCCTGATGAACCCGAGCATGCGGGGCCGATCGTTTGGGTCGCCACTCGCAATGAATCACAAACTCGGTGCTTAGGTGCCATTCTTCTTGCGGACCAAGCCCGTGAGGATGCCAAGCAGGTCATTGAGGACCTGCGGCAGATGGGGGTCATGCGAACGACGCTGCTGACGGGAGACCGACTAGCGGTTGCCGAGAAAATCGCTGCCGATGTTGGGCTGGATCATGTCGTTGCAGAAGTTTTGCCGGGACACAAGCGTGAAATCGTCCAAGCCGAACGTCAGGCTGGCTATCAGGTGATGGTGGTCGGTGACGGTGTCAATGATGCTCCCGCTTTGGCTGGCAGTGACATTGGCGTGGCGATGGGAGCTTCTGGTGCGGAAATCGCCTTGCGAAGCGCCGACGTTGTGTTGATGACCGAGCGACTCGATCGTTTGACTTATGCCATCGACCTTGCCCGACGCACGCGACGGACAATTCACCGCAATGTGATCGTCGGTGTGGGGCTGACAGTCGTCATGCTGGCGCTCGCTTCCACCGGAGTGATTTCACCGATCGCTGGAGCAGTCTTACAAAATATTGGTGAATTGTTTGTCATCGGAAACAGTGCCGCATTGCTTCGTGACCGCCAACTCCAGGCGTCTAATGAGGCGCGTAGAATGCCTTGA
- a CDS encoding molybdopterin-dependent oxidoreductase, translating into MAAATAVAGGTNYSLPILAEEPKSGIQWNKAPCRFCGTGCHVQVGVQDSKVVAVAGDRNADVNKGLLCVKGYHVGSALYGKDRLTKPLLRVGDDYQEISWNKAIETIADRIEAAPERFAFYGSGQWTIPEGYAAQKFMKGGLANNHIDPNARLCMASAVTGFLATYGVDEPAGCYDDLDVCDVLIMWGNNPAEMHPVLFSRVTDRRSRGENVQLIDIGTRRTRTTDACQHYLEMKGHGDLAIANGIAHLLIKNGTYDRKFIDSFCNFKAPDDENPNLHGKAISFDDYRSFLEPYTPEHVEQLSGVPAEKIRMLGDLFGNPELKITSLWCMGMNQHTRGTAINSMVHGVHLLSGHFGTPGNAPTSLTGQPSACGTVREVGTLSHALPGGRVVTNEEHRKQTEDLWNIPAGRVQSTPGYHTVKMWESFCTPTDQGGDISTIWVQVTNPGQTLPNLNKLFNPKGNNKTNLKDKFLIVSDVYPTATTRLADLILPSAMWVEKNGVVGNSERRTQQWFKMVDPPGDARDDCWQTIAVAHELFDRGNEGMQDRDDRFLFEVKNNDDKPVPIWDWEHYYDVNVDKHLFDEYRQFSRLKHKDLAPYDEYVKAHGLRWPVVEQNGEWHETRWRFSEGYDPYVKSGEEIQFYHSSTHDDRAQIWFHPWIAPAEVPDNEYPLMLCTGRVLEHWHTGSMTRRIPELSSAMPGGYLEISAEDADVYGIRNGDKVQVESRRGSIVIPAWIDGRGQPPRGTVFIPFFDETLLVNDLTLDAIDPFSKQPDYKKSAVRIKKVS; encoded by the coding sequence ATGGCTGCAGCAACTGCCGTTGCCGGCGGCACGAATTACTCACTTCCCATCCTTGCAGAGGAACCGAAATCGGGAATTCAGTGGAACAAAGCCCCGTGCCGATTTTGTGGGACCGGCTGTCATGTCCAAGTTGGCGTCCAGGATAGCAAAGTCGTCGCCGTGGCCGGTGACAGGAACGCCGATGTCAACAAAGGTTTACTCTGCGTTAAAGGTTATCATGTCGGTTCTGCGCTCTATGGGAAAGATCGTCTGACCAAGCCACTGTTGCGAGTCGGCGATGACTATCAAGAGATTTCCTGGAACAAAGCGATCGAGACAATTGCTGATCGAATCGAAGCAGCTCCAGAACGGTTCGCATTCTATGGTTCCGGACAGTGGACTATTCCAGAAGGCTACGCCGCTCAGAAATTTATGAAAGGTGGACTGGCCAATAATCATATCGACCCCAATGCGCGTCTCTGTATGGCGTCAGCTGTCACCGGATTTCTAGCTACGTACGGGGTCGACGAACCGGCTGGTTGTTATGACGACCTCGACGTCTGCGATGTCCTAATCATGTGGGGAAACAATCCTGCGGAAATGCACCCTGTACTATTCTCTCGTGTCACGGATCGACGTAGCCGAGGCGAAAATGTCCAGCTAATTGATATAGGGACACGACGCACTCGCACAACCGATGCCTGTCAGCACTATCTGGAGATGAAAGGCCACGGCGACTTGGCCATTGCCAACGGCATTGCTCACCTTCTGATCAAGAATGGAACGTACGACCGCAAGTTCATTGACTCCTTCTGCAACTTCAAAGCGCCCGACGACGAGAACCCCAATCTGCACGGCAAAGCAATTTCGTTTGACGACTACAGGTCGTTTCTCGAGCCGTACACCCCTGAGCATGTCGAACAGCTATCAGGTGTCCCTGCTGAAAAAATTCGTATGTTGGGCGATCTGTTCGGGAATCCTGAACTCAAGATCACATCGCTGTGGTGCATGGGGATGAATCAGCATACCCGCGGAACCGCTATCAACTCGATGGTGCATGGCGTCCATCTCTTGAGCGGTCACTTCGGCACTCCGGGAAACGCACCCACCAGCCTTACCGGTCAACCATCAGCATGTGGAACCGTGCGAGAAGTCGGCACGCTGTCGCATGCCCTACCCGGAGGGAGAGTTGTTACCAATGAAGAGCATCGCAAACAGACGGAAGATTTATGGAACATCCCAGCAGGCCGCGTCCAGTCGACTCCCGGATATCATACCGTCAAAATGTGGGAGAGTTTTTGCACACCAACCGATCAAGGCGGCGATATCAGCACGATCTGGGTCCAGGTAACCAACCCCGGCCAAACGCTTCCAAACCTCAATAAATTGTTCAATCCCAAGGGGAATAACAAAACCAACCTCAAAGATAAATTTTTGATTGTTAGCGACGTCTATCCAACCGCGACGACACGGCTAGCGGACTTGATTCTGCCGTCCGCGATGTGGGTCGAGAAAAACGGTGTTGTCGGGAATTCCGAACGCCGCACCCAGCAATGGTTCAAAATGGTCGATCCCCCTGGGGATGCTCGCGATGACTGCTGGCAGACGATTGCCGTCGCTCATGAGTTATTTGATCGCGGCAACGAAGGCATGCAGGATCGCGATGATCGCTTCCTATTTGAAGTCAAAAATAACGACGATAAGCCAGTCCCCATCTGGGATTGGGAGCACTACTATGACGTGAACGTTGACAAACATCTATTCGACGAATACCGGCAGTTCAGTCGACTGAAACACAAGGATCTTGCACCATACGATGAGTATGTCAAAGCTCACGGTCTCCGCTGGCCTGTCGTTGAACAAAATGGTGAATGGCACGAGACACGCTGGCGATTTTCTGAAGGCTACGACCCCTATGTGAAATCGGGTGAAGAGATTCAGTTCTACCACTCCTCGACCCACGATGACCGCGCCCAGATATGGTTTCATCCCTGGATCGCCCCTGCGGAAGTTCCCGATAATGAATATCCGCTGATGCTATGCACAGGACGCGTTTTGGAACATTGGCATACGGGATCGATGACACGTCGCATTCCGGAACTGAGCAGCGCCATGCCGGGAGGATATCTGGAGATCAGTGCGGAAGACGCTGACGTTTATGGAATTCGCAATGGTGATAAAGTACAAGTCGAGTCGCGTCGCGGCTCGATAGTGATTCCTGCGTGGATTGATGGGCGCGGGCAACCGCCACGCGGGACAGTCTTTATTCCCTTCTTCGATGAAACGCTGCTGGTCAACGACCTGACACTCGATGCGATTGACCCGTTTTCAAAACAGCCGGATTACAAGAAGTCTGCCGTGCGGATCAAAAAGGTGTCATGA
- a CDS encoding chaperone NapD gives MIAGIVASLEEHDGQLPHIIAGIAKIPNVEIGDFTGDAHRIPMTIDSPCPNTLEETTRLIQDCPGVAFVDIVFVHFEDKPERVATVTSERNEL, from the coding sequence ATGATCGCCGGTATTGTCGCCTCGCTGGAAGAACACGATGGACAACTGCCACATATCATCGCAGGCATCGCCAAAATACCAAATGTGGAAATTGGCGATTTTACTGGTGACGCGCATCGGATTCCGATGACGATCGATTCACCGTGTCCGAATACACTCGAAGAAACAACGCGACTTATTCAAGATTGCCCTGGAGTGGCGTTTGTTGATATCGTTTTTGTCCATTTTGAAGACAAGCCAGAACGTGTCGCCACAGTCACATCGGAAAGAAACGAACTATGA